The Phocoena sinus isolate mPhoSin1 chromosome 17, mPhoSin1.pri, whole genome shotgun sequence genome contains a region encoding:
- the RPL8 gene encoding 60S ribosomal protein L8 — protein sequence MGRVIRGQRKGAGSVFRAHVKHRKGAARLRAVDFAERHGYIKGIVKDIIHDPGRGAPLAKVVFRDPYRFKKRTELFIAAEGIHTGQFVYCGKKAQLNIGNVLPVGTMPEGTIVCCLEEKPGDRGKLARASGNYATVISHNPETKKTRVKLPSGSKKVISSSNRAVVGVVAGGGRIDKPILKAGRAYHKYKAKRNCWPRVRGVAMNPVEHPFGGGNHQHIGKPSTIRRDAPAGRKVGLIAARRTGRLRGTKTVQEKEN from the exons ATGGGCCGCGTGATCCGTGGGCAGAGGAAGGGCGCCGGGTCCGTGTTCCGCGCGCATGTGAAGCACCGAAAGGGCGCCGCCCGTCTGCGCGCCGTGGACTTCGCCGAGCGACACGGCTACATCAAGGGCATCGTGAAG GACATCATCCACGACCCGGGCCGCGGCGCGCCCCTTGCCAAGGTGGTCTTCCGGGATCCGTACCGTTTTAAGAAGCGGACGGAGTTGTTCATCGCCGCCGAGGGCATCCACACTGGCCAGTTCGTGTACTGCGGCAAGAAGG CCCAGCTCAACATCGGCAATGTGCTCCCGGTGGGCACCATGCCCGAGGGCACCATCGTGTGTTGTCTGGAGGAGAAACCTGGTGACCGGGGCAAGCTGGCCAGGGCCTCTGGGAACTATGCGACTGTCATCTCCCACAACCCTGAGACAAAGAAGACCAGAGTGAAGCTGCCCTCGGGCTCTAAGAAGGTCATCTCTTCCTCCAACAGGGCTGTGGTCG GTGTGGTGGCTGGAGGTGGCCGCATTGACAAGCCCATTCTGAAGGCCGGCCGTGCCTACCACAAGTATAAGGCAAAGAGGAACTGTTGGCCACGCGTGCGGGGTGTGGCCATGAAT CCTGTGGAGCATCCCTTCGGAGGTGGCAACCACCAGCACATCGGCAAACCCTCTACGATCCGCAGAGATGCCCCTGCTGGCCGGAAAGTGGGTCTCATTGCTGCCCGCCGGACTGGGCGTCTCCGGGGAACCAAGACTGTGCAGGAGAAAGAGAATTAG